The window atatctgaaaactttaaaatggtaattttgtaacatatttatgaactagatatatagcattacctgcgataataatagtgtgaatgctgtaagctgaatttagccactaaagatgctgaaattcatcGCTAAAActgtgaagctgatagctgaaatcactgaaccTAATAGTtataaacgctgaagctgatagctagctaaaatattagctaagtgaaaaattagcctaaaaacaaacaaacaaacaaaaaattagcaggtagctgaaaaagtagctttGAAATACcctaaaataactgaaaaaagcttaaattagccaaaacagctagcatgtagctgaaatattagttaaactccaaaacagcctaaaacacaaaaaagtctaaattagccaaaactgttagcatgtagctgatatattagctaaactctgaaatagcccattaaatctttgtaaatgccaaaatagtccaaaaagctagcataatgccaatttttaaaactttgaaaccatatttttttaacataactatgagtGATAATAAGGCAGGTATATTATTTCctcataaataaactaaaaccataaataactttcaatattttgctctccataaaaatatattttgtcaaaattgcacaagttagaaatgagtgcaagataacatcgggtcataaCCTCACACTCCAGATCGTAGCAGTAGTTCTTTACAGGTTGGCGCCAGCAGGAAATATAACCATCAGGTTGTCCGCTTACATTCAACAGTTATTGATAGAACTTCTAGACATGCAGTCAATTATAAAGCTTTTAATCTCAATGGAAAATCTATCATATAGTTGAGCAGACGCACCCGTTTGGAGACAGGAAATGGATGATTGGTGCCAGGAAGTGGGTGCTTTCTCCGTACCACATGCATAGCTTAGTGAAAATACTGAGAGATTTTGCATCAAATGCTGAGGAACCCTTCATTTACTCAACTTGATCTACGATTTGTAgaaattaatttagttaaatgcttttgtagaattaaaaaaatggataaatgcAGTGGTGTTTTTGCTGTTATGATGGGTAATGTTCTTTATTAGTGCATTTACACgacatctaaaaaacaaatcaattttctgcttttaatttatgTTCTTGAAGTCTCATTTAAAGCAATCGATCTGTAGTTTTCCCTACTGGATTTTCTTGTTATGTCTTAAACCATAGTGGCTGCATTTCCTGGTAGTAATCCATGCACGAGaaaccagtaaaaaaaactctgaaatgttATAATTGACCATAATTCTCTGTTATTTCATCACAACCCTcagcttttatttctttctttctttcgtTCTGCTTTCTTCTTTTGGTTTCACAACAGGATAACTCTCCAGCATTTTAACCTCTTCACTCCTGGCGTTTGTCATGTGTGGACATCAGCAAACTACATTGTGACATATTTGATTCAAGTTCtggatatttttcagtttttgctaaTATGTTTAATGCTTTAACTTTCCTCTGAATGAAACATGGAAGTTTACAAAGTAGTGtatctgtttttgtctaaacactttaacactaaaaattattcatttgtaTTAAGTAACTGGTTCTTCTTACAATTGGAGATTGAACTCAGAATATTGTCAGTGGGATGCTGATTGTATTTAGACTTCCAGCTGTTACAATAATTAATCAACTTAGCTCCCTCAGTCTTTCAAAAcaattttctgatcatttatgaatgtaaatacttaacatttaaagaacaaaaaagatatGTGTCTCATTTTTATACAAAGATGTTTAGGAGTTTATTTTATGTGATCATTCTGTCATCAAATGTCCCATAAggccatttttttccaattatctTCCAGGAgtcgcttaaaaaaaaacgcagctaaaaaaggacattttaatggtaaaatgcaaattttaaaactcaacagtgaaaagaaaaacaaagaacttaTCCCAAATAATTAAACcgtttcaaacaaaaaattgttttaaagttgaaaattatttagttcagttcatacattttttatcctttttaaatagtgttttttttttttaaataaacaaacatgtcGGCCCTGATTCAGCTCCATAGATCTGTGTGTGCTCACTTCTAAGGctgaaatgaagtcaaataCGACTTTGGTCTCAGAAGGATCCGCAACAAAATCAggagtatttatttacttttttaatttaaaaactaagcTTTCTATTGACTCCACCTCTGATGCTATTTGTTCTTAGAAAAATGTGGCACCGACAAATGTGAGATGTTTGTTTGTCGGACAGGAATGCCAGACGAGCAGAGAGAAGGTCTACAGGAAGAGCTCATCGACATCATCCTCCGAGTTCTGAAGCGCAATCCCCAGCTGCACTATTACCAAGGATACCATGACATTGTCGTCACCTTTTTGTTGGTCCTGGGGGAGCGCTTGGCAACGGCGTTAGTGGAGAAGCTCTCCACACATCACCTCAGGTACCGAGCATAAATACAGATTCAGCTCTTTATGTTGCTGTCTCAGCTCCTATTAGTAACCAGTGAGTGTTTGTCCACACATCTCACGATTGTGCTCGTTTTTTCCTTCCCAAAGGGATTTCATGGATCCGACGATGGACAACACAAAGCACATTCTGAACTACCTGATGCCCATCATTGAGCGGGTCAACCCAGAGGTGCACGACTTCATGCAACAGTAAGACTAGATTAAAGTATAATGCACCAGTCAAATTTAGCTGATTCATGTCGTTTTATACTTGATGGTTAATTTTGACTCATCGCTATGGGGTTTATAAAGGCTTCATATTATGGTTAATAAAagaacctaaaataaaaatgtcaaatttagtcGTATTCGTCCATACTtctgatgacattttttaagtgttaacgCCTGATCGGGGGTTTTAtgaaaaatttctaaaaatcgATGCCTTGAAGATTACTAtcctttgtaaaataaataaatatgaaatcaaTTATTAGTGCTTTTTATCtagttgttttttggggggtttaaccatttttcacaaaaaaacagctttttgaaaCATGGGTTGACATGTCATGGTAACGTCTACAGAGACTGCTCTGACCTCGCTCTGCTGCAGCACAGGACAGTGGAATACACGCTAACGTCATGCTAAGACACTCAAAGCATCATTTCAAAGGACAACTTCCCCTTTTAGCACTTACTGTCCGAGAACCgccttttaatttatttaatttaattatatttgatttgattaaattataATGATTTGATACAATGAGATTTAATTTCAttatatatttgatttgattttatttaaattgatttgatttaattgaaatagattttaaataatttaattatattttatctaaattaaataattatattttctttgatttaatttaattcaattatatttgatttgattgaatgcagttatatttaattatatttatgtcaatttatttatttttgatttgattacatatttattatttgattaaatgtaATTGTATTTAACTTGATTTGGTGTAATTTGatcttatttaatttatttgaattcaATTTGATCTGATTTCGACCAGAttataaatcaaacatttctttcaattaaatacaaaattaacaaTTAGTTTCTTAGATtgcttttatttgatgaaatcCAGCTGATCATTGAATATGTATCAACAAACAAGCAATTTcttaattgattgattaaaaaaagctatttatcAACTTGTATTCATTCTATATTCAGGAGTAAGGTTAACAACATCAGATTTGATAGAGATATTTTCATGTTCATCATAGAAACAATTAAACAcgatttagagaaaaatagaaatctgTCTGCTCAAAGTGAAAGACATTTATATTTAAGGAAGAGTACTTTGTTCTGTACTAGTACACAGATCCTATTATGACAGCTTAGGTTTTACCTGTAAACAACACAGCTTTAAGCTCCTGAGGCTCATTTGACCTTCAGGATCTTCTGTTTCCTACAgaaacattcattaaaatgaaaagtggAGCAAATTTCAAACTATTTACCAacctataaatataaatgtgagtgtttgtgtgggtACGTCGAGTTGATTGCTGTCGCTTTACTCTCTCAGGGCTGAAGTGGGGACAGTCTTTGCCCTCAGCTGGTTGATCACCTGGTTTGGTCACGTCTTATCAGACTTCCGCCATGTTGTGCGGTTGTATGACTTCTTCTTAGCTTGCCATCCGCTGATGCCTATCTACTTCGCCGCTGTGGTGAGTCTGTCCTGTTCAGTTCTACCAGATATTACAgggaaggaaaaaacaaattgaaccttttttttgtattttagtgtctaaaatggtgagaaatagagtcaaaaagggcaaaaaaatacatttttagctgcattttagttcatatttacCAAATTCAGACGTTTGTAGAAAGTTGAAAGATTTCTTTAGTTACCAGGTTTTCTTCTCAGTTGTTGCTCTACTTTATATGCATTGTTAATTCAACGCATTGTTGCTATTATCATGATGTAAATTAAGTTTGcctcaaagcaaaacaaacacctagaagtaataattaaaaaaaaaaaacttgtcagattttcttcaaataagtgaaaaaagaaatcGCACAATGGGACAAGAAAAAGGTTTTATcaagaattcttaaaaaaaatctagtcttgcaaacatattttcttaaactaagattattttgcttttgaaaaactttcttgataggattatttttcttgcataCAACAGAGTATTAAGGCCacgaagaaaaaaatactctaataataatattagaaggtttaaatttgtaaatttaggactttaaatcttgtaaatttatggttttaaaattgAACTTAACATATAGTTCAGCAAGTGATGTCTGATAAACGGACAACTTTAGggcttgtttttattaattcatgactttttttcttaaaaatttgactttctTTCTCATaaaagtatgacttttttctcataagtttatgacttttttcttgtgatgtTATAACCTATTGTTCTAGTAAAGTTATGACCTTTTTCTGGTaaacttatttcattttttcttttaaatatatcaattttttctcataaatttatgactttaaaacacatatttttacgATAGAAACAAGTGTGTTTATTATtgctactaaaaaaaaaagaatcctctGGATGGCGTTGAATAATGAGCTGTTATGTTTTTTCATAAACTAGCTTTGTGAATCTCATGATGTATTTTCTGTAAAACCATATTGTGACATAAATGGTGAAAgatgagtttttgttgttttattctgcATTGGAACAAATCGCTGTGTGAATACTTTACAAGCTTCTTCTTGTTCAGTGAACCGGTTCCAGTCTGCCGTGCCGTTCCTCGGTGGGCAAATGTTTTTGCCTGTAAGCAGAATAGAAGGGCGTCTTTCTTCAGCGTTCGTGTCATTTGTGTTATTGCAGATCGTGTTGTACCGAGAGGAGGAAGTGCTGGAGTGTGAATGCGACATGGCCATGGTTCATCACCTGCTGTCCCAGATTCCTCAGGATCTACCGTACGAGCTGCTCATCAGCCGAGCAGGAGACCTCTTTGTCCAGTTCCCTCCCTCCGAACTGGCTCGAGAAGCCGCCGTGCATGAAAGGTAGTGGAGTGGAAGCGCTTTAACCCCCCTCACACACACGTGCTTCAGAGGACATGTCACACACTCATCATTAGCCTTTTCCGCCTCTCCTTTTATTAACCCGTTCACTTTCTgttctttctcctccaagcaTGGCCTCCTCTACCTTTAAAGACTTTGAGCTCGCGTCGACTCAGCAGCGGCCCGACTCGGTTCTGCGCCGCAGACGCAGACAAAAGCAGGCGGCTCTGGAGAGCTCGGCGGTCAACCCGGCGGTGGCCGTGGCCCAGCCGTCGACGACGCGGCGCTTTGTCCGACTGGCGGTCATGGGTCTGACGGTGGCTTTGGGGGCGGCGGCTCTCGCTGTGGTCAACACGGCGTTAGAGTGGGCCCCCAAGCTGGACCTGTTTCCCTGAGCTGCCTTTTCACACGCGACTAAAACGCTGGCACGCAGCTTGTTAACCAGTGAAGCCACGGTTTCTAACACTGGAAAGGGCGGAGTCAACACTGGTCCCGCCCCGTGTTGAGACCCGAAGTGCATCGATGGAAGGAAGAATCTACTGAAGAAACCGCTCGAAGGACGATCGGTCatagctattttaaaagtttatttatatttcagatTAAACTTATGCTGAAAGCCTGAAGGGTTCACTACACTTGAAACTGCTGCCAATTCatagagtgtgtgtttgtgtgtgagaacAACCCGTTTGTTATCTATTTTATACCTGGACTGAGACCAAACGGAGGTTTCTTAGAAACCTCTTTCTTCATTTTGAGGCGTCTAAAAGTCGAGAAACGAAACTTAAAACTTTTAGGTTTCATTTCGTCGCTCTAAAGGGGTTTTTGTCCCTTCAAGTGAACCGTTAAATAAGAAGTCGTTCTTGTATAATCATAGAAATGATTCATCTGAGCTTCTCTGAGTCGATGTAATTTACAGATGTTagaaatttctttttgtttttgcgcCTAAAGCTAAATGTCATTAATAATGCCCAGTTttagaaca is drawn from Oryzias melastigma strain HK-1 linkage group LG5, ASM292280v2, whole genome shotgun sequence and contains these coding sequences:
- the tbc1d20 gene encoding TBC1 domain family member 20, which encodes MKKSKSGTSSPVNGKQCNEGDTRRKRKIGEITQALSVSPVDVATLRRMAISEGGLLTDEIRCQVWPWLLNVPPQVLEQEPDKVERENNKDYNQVLLDVQRSLRRFPPGMPDEQREGLQEELIDIILRVLKRNPQLHYYQGYHDIVVTFLLVLGERLATALVEKLSTHHLRDFMDPTMDNTKHILNYLMPIIERVNPEVHDFMQQAEVGTVFALSWLITWFGHVLSDFRHVVRLYDFFLACHPLMPIYFAAVIVLYREEEVLECECDMAMVHHLLSQIPQDLPYELLISRAGDLFVQFPPSELAREAAVHESMASSTFKDFELASTQQRPDSVLRRRRRQKQAALESSAVNPAVAVAQPSTTRRFVRLAVMGLTVALGAAALAVVNTALEWAPKLDLFP